Proteins encoded together in one Anopheles darlingi chromosome 3, idAnoDarlMG_H_01, whole genome shotgun sequence window:
- the LOC125957909 gene encoding DNA polymerase theta, whose protein sequence is MTEFSQSLPLGEQTLDELLGRQLHPVAFTTPKGSQVLRVGGRTTRASQTAAAVRAQQANEPIESEVIEESPTATVGGGGGAAAGNKKCPATGNLTGRKRLKPRATQGQRQTRQTSGRKDEPPGTANNYTDLFKSDLEIDTQTINGNTGGNRLLKRQPQAESISPIPGDDDEGPSPEKQLRKEQELAQLFQSDTFSICDFQEQKVVRTDTRSHERHDSSLRTSLFDESEFSIERRKSGHRSAQDGSPREASQFEVFSETLFDRALLSSEQLLDGEDDDDDDDHLLLSSGLEEPLRVDSVLDGTIATDVQLNVENVTFSQPLGTVGFAGQNTSDGVAQPQAWQEPVDFFSRDAIRNSLLELERSGRSDGSGFDSALFSESLSDSPRTRKEVPVRDTSRVASLQPQQPSPNMTFDQTKDLRLLSNWGLPESVQRQYAKKGIVELFPWQVECLSRKEVLLEGRNLVYSAPTSAGKTLVSEFLLAKTIAERQRKCLLILPFVAVAREKTHYLQQLLGPGGWRVEGFYGGSHPPGGFESVDLAVCTIEKANSIVNRLLEQSNLTTLGLVAVDEVHLIADPSRGYILELLLTKVRFVAQQANATIQIVCMSATLPNVELLARWLDADHYHTDYRPIELIEMMKIGNTVYGAAGAADQVAAIRRLDGTLLGCPITKDPEHVTQLTLETLLEGCSVIVFCPSKDWCEQLSLTLASTLHTLKKEDPASTHQALRERLNEQLDGTKQEEVLLQLRNCPAGLDAVLGKTIRYGIAFHHAGLTTDERDIVEGSFRDGALRVIVATSTLSSGVNLPARRVIVRTPKFGGRPINALTYRQMIGRAGRKGRDTLGESVLICTPAEEKIGRELLGANELPPLRSCLDADNYTHLKRAVLEIIASGTATTAPLLEDFVNATLYSCDRSYRFSVGEQLLATVTTTKTTTTTTTGKETKNESTHKATRDDPVASCLAFLLEYEFIRLQETEERTVLAATRLGHACLAASLPPKDGFLLFSELQRARQCFVLESELHAVYLVTPYSVAYQWQQIGWMDFLDLWERLPASARRVGELVGVRESFMVRAMRGTGVLDQRALQIHKRFYTALALLDLVNEVPLCTVAKRFRCCRGLLQSLQQTAATFAGIVASFCASLNWTLLHLIVVQFRERLFFGVAHELLDLMRIPSLNGQRARLLYDAGFQGLLQLANADRHAIETVLHNCASFETERLREGEHEQEAAKRKQLRNLFLTGHAGMTVREAAHLLIHEARQYLALETGLENPNWHVEAPEALEEEKKENEQTEERTVSSDTLPPTVPNTPSSTTHHQTSSSSVVLSRLDSIGQSSDQFKNSLLMGHQMELHANSSGLKDEATVPYSSLQIVDVCEDRSTYSNFIDRLADWNCISLSLAVAPNLRPLKPGTKIGGHLIRNDRVVTMDKPAERQLYSVDNDRYLAGLAIYKTADAEDPTEPIVYYLDLQSASDIRDDEKRTLVRELLRREHLTVTMLDAKEQLRLMFGTGLLRATGTGVNSWDDLLCSVQDPRVACWLLQRADERTLSLEAMIERHCPELTGTPKRLAGLEWGITPKGIGYGLHHHSPIAARQRAATESVIVSHLMRPVRKLLQQVAGLEACFQSREMPVHVVLARSEVVGFPVDRTALGALIERLKASRERIATDARLLNGGRKLDFGSSRAVAAALRLAASRERPRTVQQVLERLDNPLAALVIAYRKIDSNLARTIEPLYRTIQLSAESRVHGRSHCFTSTGRITMHEPNLQTVVKDFTVPAPLAGGMRERRTTDEEEHFSCRSTFACNDTTRVLLSADFCQLELCILTHLSQDRRLLAALDGSAVADGAGSRRKPQDVFRSLAARWHQLGDASEVSDELRTRTKAIVYGVIYGMGARAMASELQMEEESARSLMEQFHRSYPDIRRYQERVIRLTRQLGYIETLTGRRRYLPAIGQAATADPAARAEAERQAVCTTIQGSAADILKNAIVRMERNLRKYADVLDVGAIQLVLHLHDELVYELPRAQLPKVAKILRSSMENCAKLSVPLRVKLKAGDSWGTMRELNS, encoded by the exons ATGACGGAGTTTTCTCAATCGCTTCCGCTAGGTGAGCAAACACTGGACGAGCTGCTTGGACGGCAACTGCATCCGGTGGCCTTTACAACGCCCAAGGGCTCACAAGTACTGCGTGTCGGTGGCAGGACAACCAGAGCATcgcaaacggcagcagctgtCCGGGCacagcaagcgaacgaaccgatcgAGAGTGAAGTGATCGAGGAATCTCCGACCgcaaccgttggtggtggtggtggtgctgctgctggcaacaaAAAGTGTCCAGCGACAGGCAACCTTACCGGTCGCAAAAGACTAAAACCGAGGGCGACACAAGGCCAAAGACAAACCCGGCAGACCAGTGGCAGGAAGGACGAGCCCCCCGGAACGGCCAACAACTATACGGATCTGTTCAAAAGTGATTTGGAAATCGATACACAAACAATCAACGGAAACACCGGTGGCAATCGTTTGCTGAAGCGGCAACCACAAGCCGAATCCATTTCACCGATCCCCggagacgacgatgaaggaCCCTCACCCGAGAAGCAGCTCCGGAAGGAACAAGAGCTGGCACAGTTGTTCCAAAGTGATACGTTCTCGATTTGTGACTTTCAGGAGCAGAAGGTCGTACGGACCGATACTCGATCGCACGAACGCCACGATAGCAGCCTCCGTACTTCCCTTTTTGATGAAAGCGAGTTTTCGATCGAACGGAGAAAAAGTGGACACCGGTCGGCTCAAGATGGCAGTCCGCGGGAAGCCAGCCAGTTCGAGGTGTTCAGTGAAACCCTCTTCGACCGGGCCCTACTGTCCAGCGAGCAGCTGCTTGACggggaggacgatgatgatgatgatgatcatttgcTGTTGTCTAGCGGTCTCGAGGAACCGCTACGTGTCGATTCGGTGTTGGATGGAACGATTGCTACCGATGTGCAGCTGAACGTAGAGAATGTGACGTTCTCGCAACCGCTCGGTACGGTTGGCTTTGCTGGCCAGAATACGAGCGATGGTGTAGCTCAACCACAAGCCTGGCAGGAACCGGTGGACTTTTTCTCGAGAGATGCCATACGAAACAGTCTCCTAGAGCTGGAACGATCCGGTCGTTCCGATGGGAGCGGCTTTGACAGTGCCCTGTTTTCGGAGAGCCTGAGTGATTCTCCGCGGACTCGGAAAGAAGTCCCGGTAAGGGACACATCAAGGGTCGCTTCTctgcaaccgcaacaacctTCGCCCAATATGACCTTCGATCAGACGAAGGATCTGCGTCTGTTGTCCAACTGGGGCCTTCCGGAATCGGTGCAGCGCCAGTACGCCAAGAAGGGCATCGTGGAGCTATTCCCTTGGCAAGTGGAGTGTCTTTCACGGAAAGAG GTACTCCTAGAAGGCCGCAATCTCGTCTACAGTGCACCGACCTCGGCCGGTAAAACGCTCGTTAGTGAGTTTCTGCTTGCCAAAACCATCGCCGAGCGCCAACGAAAGTGTCTGCTGATACTGCCGTTCGTGGCGGTGGCCCGCGAGAAGACGCACtacctgcagcagctgctaggGCCCGGTGGTTGGCGTGTGGAAGGCTTCTACGGTGGTTCACACCCACCCGGGGGCTTCGAATCGGTCGATCTGGCCGTCTGTACTATCGAGAAAGCCAACTCGATCGTAAACCGTTTGTTGGAACAATCGAACCTGACCACACTGGGGCTAGTGGCCGTCGATGAGGTGCACCTGATCGCTGATCCCTCCCGGGGTTACAtcctggagctgctgctgacaaagGTACGCTTTGTGGCACAACAAGCAAACGCCACCATACAGATAGTGTGCATGTCGGCGACACTGCCAAACGTAGAACTGTTAGCCCGATGGCTCGATGCCGACCATTACCACACGGATTATCGTCCGATCGAGCTGATAGAGATGATGAAGATCGGTAATACGGTGTACggtgctgcaggtgctgcGGATCAGGTCGCAGCGATACGGCGCCTCGACGGCACGCTGCTCGGTTGCCCGATCACCAAAGATCCGGAACATGTGACCCAGCTTACGCTCGAAACCCTGCTCGAAGGTTGCTCCGTGATTGTTTTCTGTCCCTCGAAGGACTGGTGCGAACAGTTGTCCCTCACTCTCGCGAGTACGTTGCACACACTAAAAAAGGAGGATCCGGCCAGCACACACCAGGCACTACGGGAACGTTTGAACGAACAGCTAGACGGGACGAAGCAGGAagaagtgctgctgcagctacgcAACTGTCCGGCCGGGCTAGATGCGGTGCTGGGAAAAACGATCCGCTACGGTATCGCATTCCATCATGCTGGTTTGACCACCGACGAGCGAGACATTGTCGAAGGATCGTTCCGTGATGGTGCGCTGCGCGTCATCGTGGCCACCAGCACGCTCAGCAGTGGCGTCAATCTACCTGCCCGGCGTGTAATTGTCCGTACGCCCAAGTTCGGTGGCCGCCCCATTAATGCACTCACTTACAGGCAGATGATTGGCCGAGCAGGACGGAAAGGCCGCGATACGCTCGGTGAATCCGTGTTGATCTGTACACCGGCGGAGGAGAAGATTGGTCGTGAGCTGCTTGGTGCGAACGAACTACCACCTCTCCGGTCCTGTTTAGACGCGGATAACTAT ACTCACCTCAAGCGAGCCGTACTGGAGATCATCGCATCGGGAACGGCCACAACTGCGCCCCTATTAGAGGACTTTGTCAACGCAACGCTGTACAGCTGCGATCGCTCGTACCGGTTCTCCGTTggcgagcagctgctggccactgtcacgacgaccaagacaacgacgacgacgacgacggggaaggaaacgaagaacgaaTCGACTCATAAAGCCACCCGTGACGATCCGGTCGCCAGTTGTCTAGCCTTTCTGCTCGAATACGAGTTCATTCGGTTGCAGGAGACGGAGGAGCGCACGGTTCTTGCCGCCACACGGCTAGGACATGCCTGTCTGGCAGCCTCTCTGCCACCGAAGGATGGTTTTCTGCTGTTCAGCGAGTTGCAACGGGCACGCCAGTGTTTCGTGCTGGAATCGGAGCTCCATGCCGTCTACCTCGTGACGCCATACTCCGTCGCATACCAGTGGCAACAGATCGGTTGGATGGACTTTCTTGACCTGTGGGAACGGCTCCCGGCTTCGGCACGGCGTGTCGGTGAGCTGGTCGGTGTGCGAGAGTCCTTTATGGTACGGGCGATGCGAGGTACCGGAGTGCTAGATCAACGTGCGCTTCAGATTCACAAGCGCTTCTACACCGCGCTCGCTCTGCTCGATCTGGTCAACGAGGTACCGCTGTGCACGGTCGCTAAGCGGTTCCGGTGTTGCCGGGGCCTTCTACAGAGCTTACAGCAAACGGCGGCCACGTTTGCCGGTATCGTAGCATCCTTCTGTGCCTCCCTTAACTGGACGCTCCTACACCTGATCGTGGTGCAGTTCCGGGAGCGACTGTTCTTCGGTGTCGCCCACGAGCTACTGGATCTGATGCGCATCCCCTCGCTGAATGGTCAACGGGCACGACTGCTGTACGATGCGGGGTTTCAGGGGTTGCTGCAACTGGCGAACGCGGACCGACACGCGATCGAGACGGTCCTGCACAATTGTGCCAGCTTTGAGACGGAACGGTTACGTGAAGGAGAACACGAGCAAGAGGCCGCCAAACGGAAGCAGCTTCGTAACCTTTTTCTTACGGGACATGCCGGTATGACCGTTCGGGAGGCAGCCCATTTGCTAATCCACGAAGCTCGCCAGTATCTGGCACTTGAAACGGGTCTCGAGAACCCTAACTGGCACGTCGAAGCACCGGAAGCactagaagaagagaaaaaggagaatgaGCAGACTGAGGAGCGGACCGTTTCCTCCGACACGCTACCACCGACCGTACCTAACACACCCTCCTCGACCACACACCATCAAACATCATCGTCGAGTGTCGTACTGTCACGTCTGGATTCGATCGGGCAATCGTCGGATCAGTTTAAAAACTCTCTTCTAATGGGTCACCAGATGGAGCTCCACGCAAACTCCTCGGGATTGAAGGACGAAGCGACGGTGCCTTACAGCTCGCTACAGATCGTCGATGTGTGCGAGGATCGTAGCACGTACAGTAACTTCATTGATCGCCTAGCCGATTGGAACTGCATCAGCTTGTCCCTTGCAGTGGCACCCAATCTGCGCCCTTTGAAACCAGGCACCAAAATCGGTGGCCATCTAATACGTAACGATCGCGTCGTAACAATGGACAAACCTGCCGAGCGACAACTATACTCAGTGGATAACGATCGGTATCTTGCTGGTCTGGCGATCTACAAAACCGCAGACGCAGAGGACCCCACTGAACCGATCGTGTACTACCTTGATCTTCAATCTGCTAGCGACATACGAGATGACGAAAAGCGTACACTGGTGCGTGAACTGCTCCGCAGGGAACACCTTACCGTTACGATGCTTGATGCGAAGGAGCAACTCCGGTTAATGTTCGGTACCGGGTTGCTTAgggcaaccggaaccggtgtcAACTCCTGGGATGATTTGCTCTGCTCGGTACAAGATCCACGGGTCGCCTGTTGGTTGCTACAAAGGgccgacgaacgaacgctcTCGCTCGAGGCAATGATCGAGCGGCATTGTCCCGAGTTAACGGGAACACCGAAACGATTAGCCGGCCTCGAATGGGGCATTACACCGAAGGGAATCGGTTACGGTTTACATCATCACAGTCCAATTGCGGCAAGGCAGCG GGCCGCCACGGAGTCCGTCATCGTAAGCCATCTGATGCGACCGGTTCGGAAACTGTTGCAACAGGTTGCCGGACTTGAGGCCTGCTTCCAGTCCCGCGAGATGCCCGTTCATGTGGTACTGGCACGTTCCGAGGTTGTCGGTTTTCCGGTCGATCGTACAGCACTCGGTGCGCTGATCGAGCGGCTTAAAGCGTCCCGGGAACGTATCGCTACCGATGCTCGCCTCCTGAACGGTGGCCGTAAGCTCGATTTCGGTTCATCGCGAGCGGTTGCTGCCGCTCTCCGGTTAGCGGCATCTCGCGAACGCCCTCGTACGGTTCAACAGGTACTGGAGCGACTCGACAACCCGCTGGCCGCACTGGTCATTGCGTACCGCAAGATCGACAGCAATCTCGCGCGCACGATCGAACCCCTGTATCGTACGATTCAACTCTCGGCAGAGTCACGGGTTCACGGACGGAGCCACTGTTTCACCAGCACTGGTCGCATCACGATGCACGAACCGAACCTACAGACGGTAGTGAAGGACTTTACGGTACCGGCACCGTTGGCCGGTGGCATGCGCGAGAGACGCACCACAGATGAGGAGGAGCACTTTAGCTGTCGTAGCACTTTCGCCTGTAACGATACCACGCGGGTGCTACTGTCGGCTGACTTTTGCCAGCTTGAGCTCTGCATACTGACGCATCTGTCCCAGGATCGGCGCCTCCTGGCTGCCCTTGATGGGTCCGCGGTGGCAGATGGTGCCGGAAGCCGACGGAAGCCACAGGATGTGTTCCGTTCATTGGCGGCTCGTTGGCATCAGCTCGGCGACGCATCGGAGGTCAGTGATGAGCTTCGTACGCGCACCAAAGCAATCGTGTACGGCGTAATCTACGGTATGGGAGCCCGAGCGATGGCGTCTGAGCTGCAGATGGAGGAAGAATCAGCCCGCTCGTTGATGGAACAGTTCCACCGTTCCTACCCGGATATCCGACGCTACCAGGAGCGGGTGATACGGTTGACACGCCAGCTCGGCTACATCGAAACACTGACCGGTCGGAGACGTTATCTGCCAGCGATCGGCCAGGCAGCTACGGCTGATCCGGCAGCGCGTGCCGAAGCAGAACGGCAGGCCGTTTGCACCACGATCCAAGGTTCGGCAGCCGACATCCTGAAGAACGCGATCGTACGCATGGAGCGGAATCTGCGCAAGTATGCCGATGTGCTGGACGTCGGTGCGATCCAGCTCGTGTTGCATCTGCACGATGAGCTCGTGTACGAGCTGCCCCGTGCCCAGCTCCCGAAGGTGGCCAAAATTCTGCGCTCCAGTATGGAGAATTGCGCCAAGTTAAGTGTACCGCTACGCGTTAAGTTGAAGGCAGGCGACAGCTGGGGAACGATGCGTGAGCTCAACAGCTGA